The DNA sequence GAGCCACCCAACCTTCAGCCAGAGGCCTCAGTGAACATCCACAACAATGCGCGATTGACCGCCTGGGGGCGAGCCGAGCTCGTTCGCCGGGTGGTCCTCGACGGCGAACCGGTGCGCGCCGTCGCCGCCGCCCTCCACATCAGCACGAGCACGGCGTACAAGTGGCTGCGGCGCTTCGCGGCCGGCGGCTGGGCTGCGCTGGCCGATCGCTCGTCGCGGCCGCGGCGCTCGCCGCGCGCGACGCAGCCCGCGCAGATCGAGCGAATCCTCCGGCTCCGGGCGAAGCGCCTGACGGGTCCCGAGATCGCGGAGCGACTCGGGCTCGCGGTCTCGACGGTCGGCCGGATCCTGACGCGCGCGGGCCAAGGCCGGCTGAAGGGGCCCGGCGCAACCGGCGGGCCGCGCTACGAGCGCGAGACGCCGGGCGAGCTCCTGCACGTCGACACGAAGGCGCTCGACCGCTTCGTCGCGGCGGGCCACCGCGCGCACGGCAACCGCTCGAAGGTCGGCCGCCGTCGGGGGCTCGGCCAGGACCACCTGCACGTCGCGGTCGACGACGCGACGCGCCTCGCGTACGCGGCGCTGCTGCCGACGCAGGACGCGGCGGCGTGCGCGCGCTTCCTCGACGCGGCGCACCGCTGGTTTGCACAGTTGGGCATACCGGTCCACGGCGTGATGACCGACAACGCGAAGGCCTACACCAGCCACGCTGTGCAGGCGATGCTCGCCGCGCACGGGATCCGGCACCTGCGCACCAAGCCCTACCGCCCGCAGACGAACGGCAAGGCGGAGCGCTTCATCCAGACCGCGCTCCGCCGCTGGGCCTACAAGAAGCCCTACCGCAGCTCCCGCCACCGCAACGCGGCGCTACCCGACTTCCTAGATTGCTACAACGTCGAACGGCCGCACCGGTCGCTCGGCCGCGTCCCCCCGCTGCTCCACTTCCTCATGCAGCGTGAACAACGTCCTTAGAACCGACACCTAGCGCCACAAACTCACCGGTGTTGCCCGGCACCAACCCGCCATAGGTCAAGCGCAGTTCAGTAGCGGGCAAGTCAAGCTGCGCGCGCAGAATGGTCTCGCTGATTGCGCTCCATGCCCGCTGAGTGGTGATGGCATCAGCAAGCGCGGGATCGAACTGGCGGCCACTCTCTGCCGCAATCTCAGCTCGGACCTTTTCGAGCGATAGTCCTTCTCGATATGGGCGTGACGTCGTCATCGCGTCAATCGTGTCGGCGATTGCTATGACTCGCGCTGCCAGCGGAATACTCTGGCCCGCAAGCTGATCCGGGTAGCCCGCTCCGTTCCATGCTTCATGATGGGCGCGCACAGGTGCCACAAGGTCAGCGAAGTGGGACACCTTCGCGACAAGCTCTGCACTCCGAATTGGATGGAGCTTCATCATGGCGAACTCTTCGTCAGACAGCCTTCCTGGCTTGCGAAGAATATGCGCAAACTCCTCATGGATCTTGCCCACATCGTGCAATAGCGCAGCAATCTCCACGCGCTCGATCTGGCGGGGCGGGAGGCCAACCTCCTTTGCGATGACACGGGCGTATCGCGCGACTCGCTGAGAGTGACCCGACGTATAGGGGTCACGCGCTTCAATTGACGCGACCATGAGCTGAAGCAGCTCCTCGTTCACCTTCTCGAGAGCGTAGACAGTCCGGTATAGCTGCCGAATGCCAAGCATTGGCAATGCGAGAATCGCCGTCCAGCCGGGGCCGAGCCGGGCATAAGCAATGGCGAAGAAGATGATCAGAGGCATCGAGAGCGCGTCGTACAGCGCCGAACCTCCGATGCTCTTGATCCACAGTTGCAGAGTGCCGGATCCGGAGGACGCCGCCACAACCGTACTCACCGCAAGCTTGTTAACGATGAAGTACGTCGCGACGAGGAGCACAAACGGCAGAATCTGTGGAGCCCCAGTCAACACCGATTCGCCACCGACCGCGAGGTATAGCGCAATGCCCACCGCGACGGAGAACGTGTGCTGGGCTGTGTTGAACACAAGCTTGAGCGGCGGTCGTCTGTGTACGATCTCGGCAAGGAGCGTGCTCATCAACACTGCGAGCAACGCTGCCAGATTCGGCGAAACCAGTGCGACACTCAAGAACGGCAGAAAACTGATAGTTCCAGCAGTCGACTTCGACGTGTTGTAAGTCAACGCCGCAGCCAGGACTCCGAACACCGTGAAGAATGCAGCCGCTCGCCACTCACTGGTGGTAGGCGGTTCGCCAAGAGCGGCGAAAGCCGCAAGCACCACGAGGGCACCGGCGGCTACAGTTTCGACGATTCGAAGTACGCGCTGCTGGCTCATGCTTTCTCTGGAGATACCTGCAAGAACCGGAGGACCCCTCGCCCTCGCCAACGAGCCGGCCTAGACGACTAGACCCAGCTCGAAGAATCACCCATCACAAACGCCGCCATAGCAGCAATCAGGCTGGTGATATACGTCATCGAGACTCACCTCCCTTCAATGAGATCACCCTTTTGGGGTGTCCATCATCTACAGGTCGGCTCCGCTCTCGACGTCCTTACGACGCCACCACTGGTGTCCTCTCCGCTCTGAGAGAACGAGGGGTACCTCGTTGGTCCTTCAGTTGTCGTCCTACCGTCCTGCCCTGCTCCTGCAGAACCCGCGGCTCAGCGCGAACTCCGCCGATCTTCCATCACAGGCAGTCCCTCGCCCGATGCAATCGTCGCCATCCAACGGTTCGTGGCATCCAACACGGCGAGCACGGCCGCCGTCTCGGCGCTGTCCCGGATCTCGGCGCTTCCCGTCAGCAACACCTGCTCGCGCCCGCTCCGCGCCATCACGGCGGCAAACACGAACTCGCGCTCGAACGCGGTGATGACCTTCGCGCCCTCCAGCGAGAAGATGCCGCCGGTCGGCCCGGCCAAGCTCAGCGCCATCAGCGCCGCCCGCGCACTCACATCCACGCGGCTACGGTCGCTCTGTACCGTCTCCTCCGCCTCGGCGGCGAACTGCTCCCCGCCGATCCGGAGCGTCACCTTGCAGGTGACGCCACGCACCCGAGAGCCGCGCACCTCCACGTCCTCGAAATACACGGGACGACCGCTGCTGCCAGGCTTCGGCGCCGACGGCTGCTCGACGACCGGCTGCTCACCCGTCACCGGCCGACGCGTGGTCGCGGCGACCGAAATCTTCCGATGATCCACCTTGAGCCCGAGCTGCGCCATCAGCGCACTCTCGATGTTCCGCACCACCGCCTTCGCCGGCGTGTCGCCGGTGACCAGCACGTGGATCGTATCCACCGACCCGTTCTCAGTCGCCGTGATCCGGGCCGACACCACGTCCTTCAACGTCGCGATCAACTCCTCGGCACGCTGCAGCGGAAGCACGCTCCCAGCTATCAACGAACTGGCCTCGCTCGAGGCGGGCTGATGCGACGGAGTCACGATGTCCTGGGGCGAGACGGTGGGAGTCGGCCTAGGCACCTAAGCGGACAAGTCCGCCTAGCACGCCTCATTCTGTGCAATATCTGGTGAGTTGGGAAGGGGTCCGGGACAGAATTCCCGGAATTACTCCCCGAACTGTTCAGGAACTTGATACTCCTTGAGCTTTCGGTAGAGCGTGCGCTCACCGATCTCGAGGATTTCAGCAGCCTTACGACGATTCCCCTTCGTCTCACGCAACGCGGCGAGGATCGCCGCCTTTTCGATCTCTGCCATCGTCATGCCGGGCGTGATGGTCACGGTCGCCGTGGGCATGGCGCCCGGTGGCTCGATACCCGCGCCAAGTGCACCCACTGCGGTCGGCGGCCCAGCCACCGCCCCACCCGCACCAGCCTGCGCCGCCCAGGCATCACGCTCCGCCCGCACCTCGTCCACCCGGCGCCGCAGCTCCTCGAGCTGCAGCTTCACCTCAACCAAGCTCCGGACGATGAACTCCAGTTCCCGGCCCTCCGCCCGGCTCTCCTCGCGGAGGATGGCACCGACCGGTACGGGCAGCAGCCGCTCGGCTCCGCCCTCCCGGATCGCCGCCGGAATGTCGGCGATGCCGATCTCGCGGCCCGTGGCCAGCACGACCATCGATTCGATCAGGTTCCGCAGCTCACGGACGTTGCCGGGCCACGCATAGTTGGCCAGCGCCCGCATCGCCTCCGCGGAGATGCCGTGGAACTCTCGCCCGTGCTGCTGCGCAAACTCCTGCACGAAGCGCCGCACGAGCAAGGGAATGTCCTCGCGCCGCTCCCGCAGCGGGGGCAGGTAGATCCGCAGCACGTTGAGCCGATAGAACAAGTCGGAGCGGAACCCGCCCATCGCCACCGACTCGCGCAGCGGACGGTTCGTCGCCGCGACGACGCGTACATCCACCGGGATCACCTGCGTGCCGCCGACGCGCGTGACCTCTCGCTCCTCCAGGACGCGCAGCAACTTCACCTGCACGCTCTGCGGCACCTCGCCGATCTCGTCGAGGAACAGCGTGCCGCCGTCGGCGAGCTCGAAGCGCCCGATGCGACGCTCCGCCGCGCCCGTGAACGAGCCTTTCTCGTGGCCGAACAGCTCGCTCTCCAGCAGCGTTTCGGGCAGCGCGCCGACGTTCACCGCGATGAACGGCTTGCTGCGCCGCGGCGACATCTTATGGATGGCCCGCGCGACCAACTCCTTGCCCGTGCCGCTCTCGCCTTCGATGAGCACCGTGCTCGACACGGGCGCCATCTGGCGGATCGCCTCGAGCACCTGCCGCACGGCATCGCTCTCGCCCCAGAGGCCCGTCTCGCGCGTGATGCGGGCGCGCTCGAGCAGCTCCTCGACGCTCTGCCGCAGCGCCTCCGGCGTCACCGGCTTGGTGAGGACATCGGCGAAGCCGACCGTCTTGAGTTTCTGGTCGAGCTGCGGGTCACCGATGTCCGCGAGCCCGAGCACCGCCGCCCCACCCCACATCTGCTCGCGCGCGATCGCGAGCGTCTGCGGGTCGAGCA is a window from the Pseudogemmatithrix spongiicola genome containing:
- a CDS encoding sigma-54 dependent transcriptional regulator: MSVLITLADVEPAVRLNALLEADDVKTWLVSPLDDLPSEVRKARPEVIVFTGSLLDPQTLAIAREQMWGGAAVLGLADIGDPQLDQKLKTVGFADVLTKPVTPEALRQSVEELLERARITRETGLWGESDAVRQVLEAIRQMAPVSSTVLIEGESGTGKELVARAIHKMSPRRSKPFIAVNVGALPETLLESELFGHEKGSFTGAAERRIGRFELADGGTLFLDEIGEVPQSVQVKLLRVLEEREVTRVGGTQVIPVDVRVVAATNRPLRESVAMGGFRSDLFYRLNVLRIYLPPLRERREDIPLLVRRFVQEFAQQHGREFHGISAEAMRALANYAWPGNVRELRNLIESMVVLATGREIGIADIPAAIREGGAERLLPVPVGAILREESRAEGRELEFIVRSLVEVKLQLEELRRRVDEVRAERDAWAAQAGAGGAVAGPPTAVGALGAGIEPPGAMPTATVTITPGMTMAEIEKAAILAALRETKGNRRKAAEILEIGERTLYRKLKEYQVPEQFGE
- a CDS encoding HD-GYP domain-containing protein, translating into MSQQRVLRIVETVAAGALVVLAAFAALGEPPTTSEWRAAAFFTVFGVLAAALTYNTSKSTAGTISFLPFLSVALVSPNLAALLAVLMSTLLAEIVHRRPPLKLVFNTAQHTFSVAVGIALYLAVGGESVLTGAPQILPFVLLVATYFIVNKLAVSTVVAASSGSGTLQLWIKSIGGSALYDALSMPLIIFFAIAYARLGPGWTAILALPMLGIRQLYRTVYALEKVNEELLQLMVASIEARDPYTSGHSQRVARYARVIAKEVGLPPRQIERVEIAALLHDVGKIHEEFAHILRKPGRLSDEEFAMMKLHPIRSAELVAKVSHFADLVAPVRAHHEAWNGAGYPDQLAGQSIPLAARVIAIADTIDAMTTSRPYREGLSLEKVRAEIAAESGRQFDPALADAITTQRAWSAISETILRAQLDLPATELRLTYGGLVPGNTGEFVALGVGSKDVVHAA
- a CDS encoding IS481 family transposase, which encodes MNIHNNARLTAWGRAELVRRVVLDGEPVRAVAAALHISTSTAYKWLRRFAAGGWAALADRSSRPRRSPRATQPAQIERILRLRAKRLTGPEIAERLGLAVSTVGRILTRAGQGRLKGPGATGGPRYERETPGELLHVDTKALDRFVAAGHRAHGNRSKVGRRRGLGQDHLHVAVDDATRLAYAALLPTQDAAACARFLDAAHRWFAQLGIPVHGVMTDNAKAYTSHAVQAMLAAHGIRHLRTKPYRPQTNGKAERFIQTALRRWAYKKPYRSSRHRNAALPDFLDCYNVERPHRSLGRVPPLLHFLMQREQRP